The Arachis ipaensis cultivar K30076 chromosome B03, Araip1.1, whole genome shotgun sequence region TCTACTGGAAGCTACTGAAAGAATAACTAATTTAGCTATCATTCTAACTAAATGAGCTGGCATAACCAACTAAATAACTAACTTGCAAAATCAATGAGTCAAGTCACACTCTCTTTCCAGTTTTATAATGTATCTCGAGAAATATGTTAAATTTTCTAAAAAGACATAGGTTATGAAACCCGTAGTGTATTGGTTTAGGATTAAATCAAATTTCTACAGGATAATGCAACCTTATATTGGTATAATGGTATTAAATCAAGTTGTCACTCCGCTATACAATTCATGTACCCAAGACTTTATGGGTCATCATGGGAAAAGCAAACAGTATTTGATATCATAGAATCATACCCTTAGCTTTTTACATTAAAAGAACTCACCCTTCTTTTATAAAAGTTGAGATATACATCTTTTAGATTAATCCACTCCATAAAATATGGTGGAAGCTTTAGTTTTGACACCTGACACTGCTGAGGTACCTTTGTCTTCAAATCCCAATTTCCACTGCAAAAGCAAAAGGATTCCATACAAAAACAAATCAAATTATTCAAGATATGTAAGATAGGAAATAATTCCAAGCTCAGTCTCTCCTTATAAATGAAGGGTTTAAATCTGAAACCACCATATACTACACACATCTACTGCTAAATTCGAGATGCAGTAAAAGAAACACATTGAAACTAATAAGAAGAAATGACACTACAAACGAGAAAATGTAAAAGAAGTGGAAGAGGTAAACTCTGGAACTGAGATATTACCAAGTTACAAATGCTGCACCAACAAGGCTCCCACCTTTCCACAATTGACGTTGCATCAACCAAGCTTCAAATTGTTGAATAACTTCCTTGAAGGGTACCGCTGTGTCATGCCATACcctagaaaaaattaaaaaggtaTTAGTGTGGCACACAATGTGGGCAGTAGCAACAGCGTTAATCCTTAGGTAAGCACCTTAAGGATATGACTTTTTGCAATCAGTCATCCTGAAATTAAAATCAGTCGATCATATTTCAAAAATCTAATCTGCTGTTAATCAAATATCAAATCATAGCAAAAACTACTCTCCTAAAATGTTTACAAGAAACCATAATGTACAGATGATAGTATGAAAGCAGCAGCACTGCATGAAGAGTTGTTCTACCTGCTTCTTAAACTTCTTTTTATAGGAGAAACGAAAATGAGAAAAACTGAGAAGACTTTTACACAGATGACAAGCATGAACAATTGAACAACAAAAGAGATGGCAGGCAGAAAACAAACTGCATACCTGTCAACCCCAAATTTTCCATATTTCCCTTCAATGTATTCATTTATTCTTTGTTCACTCATTTCTGTGGGCCTCACAAACCTATTAAGTGAACATTGGAAAAGTAAAACTATAAACAGAACAAATCTTGAAAATGTTAATCCTCATATACACATAGTAAcagtttaatttttaaattcagaATATAATAATTAAGAGGTCAAAGTATACTAAACTCAAATATGTTGCACGATGCACAAACCAGTTGCTACCCATGAGGATTGAAAGCTCAAGCACGTACTATTTTTGTTCAATGAATAACTATAGAGTGGCAGATCAAAACCTGTGGAAAATGTCTTCAACTTGCATTGTTTTAGCACTAATCATTAGAACCGGAAACTCAAGAATCTCAACCCTACCCTCTAAATCAAGCACAAGGAAAAAGTCAAAATTCTGAGAGCATATCTTGTGCTGCTCAGCAGATGCCACTTGAAGCTCCCTGGAGCAGTCATGATTGAACCTCTCAATGTGGACAGGATCATCCATCTGCAAATTTGGAGAAGCATAAACATCAACAAAACTACATATGTTTTACTCACACATAAAATTGACAGCAATCCAATAGACATATGTTTTCAGCTTCTAAGCTGCAATTCTTATGATTCAGAACAAGAACACTGATAACAGTTCAGCTGATACTTTGCATTGTTAGGGACAGGGTAACCTTGTTTTCACTTCTGAAACAGTGATTCTCAAACATAATTTTCTATAAAGTTAAAAAAGCTGAAAGCTGAAAATTTCAGCCCAAAAAGTGATTATTTGGCACAAAAAAAATCACATCCAAACACCACATTCCTATTCTTAATAAGCATCAAGAACCAAGATCCCTAAACCATTAAATCCCTCATCCTGGTGTCATGTCAGCATTGGAGACTTCATTTGGGAAAGCCCATAATGACGTGATGGCACCAGGTTGAACAAGTGTGGGCTATGAAATATAATCATTCAAATCTACTGAGGTGACAAAGCAGCACTACTCTGATGTGTGCTAAAAAGTAAAAAACCATACTcactaaaataataaaatgctGGTACTGGAACCGGAGCAGCTATGTAGTCTGTTTTGGTACTCAATTTGCTACGTTTTGTGATTAAACTACATGCATTCCTTTAGAGAGAATTTGTTAAGCAATATGCAGGTAAAAGAGAGAATATGCTCAGAACAAATTGATTAATCTTGAAATATTTAAATCACATATTGGAAGGCGAGTACTTCATCTTCATGAACTATATAAGGCAATCTGTAGTTTAGTATTTCACTTTTGAGAATGTGCAAATTGATCATATAATCAGGGACAGATTTAATGTTCGCATACAAATAAATCAAGTATATTAGTATGGTGGCGAGTGCTCGGTTATTGTCATGTCATATCAAAACCTATACATTCGAACTCTACCCTTCTACCCTCTCTTTTCCACGTTTCTTTCACAATGATATAGTTGCACATTGTTGTGTAATTGTCAGTTACTAAGGAACACATTTTAAGTAATAGCAGATAGTATCCACCCCGTTCGTAACTTCTGGATCAGTCCCTCTAAATGACCGTATTACCCTTGTCTCTTCGATTTCCTCTGATTATTTAGCATGTGTGTTTGTGAGTTGAGATTTTGGAAGAGGAGGGAATGGAAAAGCTTGAAGAATAAAAGGAACTCCATTCCACTGTTTAAACCGAGCCCTTTAATATCACAACTCACAAACACAACATTAGGGGTTAGCTACATAGCTTGCACTAATTTAAAATGTTAGAACTTAATTTACTATGTGTAAAATTCCAACGATAGCTTGCAAATGATGACCGGAACTGAAGAAGTGTAACTAActaaagggatgaaattggggaTTAGCAAGGGTTAGTGAGAAAGAAGGAGTTGAAGTTGGTACCTTGCTGCACTTTCCCTGTGTGTGGTACAAGCACATGGGCTTCCACCGAGATTGAGGCTCGTGCGAGGAAGAGGAAGGGGATGGAGATTCGGAAGCTGAGAGAGTGAACATCGGAGGCTGGAGAGGGAGGAAGCTTGAGTTTGGGTACACGGTAAATGGTGTGACCGATGAAAGCCAAACGTTACGGTGACACGTCATCTTCAGCAAAGAAGCTCTGAGAAGCGCCATTACCGTCGTCGGTTTCGACAGAGGATTTGCGTCTTTTGTTGCTTTGCCGCTTGCTTTAGGCTTTTCCTGGACTCGAGTAGGAAAATTCTTgtggagaaaaaaaataaatgtgtaATTGACTTTTTACTTTgagtaattaaaaatataaaaatattttttattttttaaaatataaaattttttaaaatttttttaagaatttatttatctttatatattttgaatgaaaaaatatagatattttgtattttagaaaattaagaataattttatatttttaattagtcaataatttatttatttttaaattaaaaaattaaagatcTATTTATCATTTTAATCCAGTTACACATTTAAGTCTTTTTGACAATTAAGTCCAATTAAGTTTGTCCAAATTTAACAAAAACTACTTTCATTATATCAGCATGTACACACGTACTTCACTAATGCAAACATATTATTCTTTATTTTCgcgtttctttttcttcttcttcgcattattcttttttattcttcgCATTCCTCCTTCCTTCGTCTTTGtattcctccttcttcttcttagcgttattctttcttctttgtcgCATTCGTTCTACTTCTTCGTGTGTTTTCTTTCGATCGTTGTTcttttattactgttgttgttgctgcgtcttttctttttctccttagtttaattgaggttcatatGGATTCATAAATGAATTCGATGTATTTTTGTTGATAACTGAGTCTTTTTAATTGCTTGTTCAAAACTGAACTAAGTTCGactcatttgtgtgttaattgagattCACCTGATGCTGTTGATAAatattgactaaattttttattccttaagtaatttcggttcatttcttagtttaattgaggttcgtTTGGATCCAGAAATGGATTGgatgtttttgttgatgattgagtcttttttactACTTGTTCGAAACTGAACTAATTTCGGtccatttgtgtgttaattgagattCACCTGATGCTGCTATTGTATTGACCaagttttttattccttaagtaatttcggttcatttcttagtttaattgcagttcatttggatccaaaaaTGGATTGGATGtgcttttgttgatgattgagtcttttttactacttgttcaaaattgaactaatttcgattcatttgtgtgttaattgaggttcacttgatgctgttgttaagtattgaccaaattttttatttcttgagtaatttcgattcatttggatccagaaatgaatttgattgtttttgttgatgattgagtctttttgagtGCTTGTTTAAAATTGAACTAATTGAATGGAATGGAGtggaatctaatgcaattgaataaagtgataatgaataatttcattcttctttattaaaaaattatggtTAATACTTATCAGTAGCattaagtgaacctcaattaacacacaaatgaattgAAATTAGTTGAGTTTTGAACAAGTAGTTAAAAAGACTCCATCATCAATAAAACACACATCGAATTTATTTCTAGATCCAAATAAACCTCAATTAAGCTAAGGAATGAACCGAAAttgcttaaaaaataaaaaatttagtcaatacttatcagtagtatcaagtgaacctcaattaacacacaaaggAACCAAGATAAACTAAAAAATGAATCGAAAGTATTTAATGATAATACCAGAGAAAATTAGAACCAATAAAGATGTtagtaaaatattggtgttgttggtgatgacgataacaaAAGAGAAACGAGGAGGAGGAGAAGCAAAAGAAGAACCTACTTGCgcgaaaaaggaggaggaggagaaaacggagaaagaaaaaagaacgaAAAAAAAAGTACGTGATTTAAAAAATAGTTGTAACAATTTGATTAAACTTGATTAAATATTTTGTTTGGATAATTATGGTTTTCTCTTTAAATTATTACAATATGCCTATCTTCCAAatttgttaataataaaataCTATAAAAGTATTCAATTGTAAAATATTCAACCTTATAATAACTGTAGCGgttcatttttttaatattattaaaaaagagAGNNTGTATAAGTAATTTGatgaatacaaaaaatatttgttataaaaaatatttttagaagctACTTTTGTAAACCCCGTTAAAATAGTAAATAATTAGTTGATAAATTAGTTTTAATAAAGAAGATtagaaatacaaaaataatattaaattaggatagagctcgtcgaaacgagaattttgacaccaatttcaaagAAATTGACCTAAAATTAGATCGAACAGGCCGAACCGATTGAACCGAGCCCATGGGCCCAATCGACCAGCATTTAAATGAGCCTAAAAGTTCATTTCCCTTCATTAACGTAACAGAAGTAGCAGCGCACCAGGGAGAAGAGAGGAACGCCGAAACCCCTGCATCAACTCCCGAATGctgtaacttctccgtccgagctccgatcgccgcaccgtttgcgaccacgcgtttaccgcgtcgagctctacatttgtACCGGAACAATTTCACTAGTAACTTATTTAATCACTCTCAGTCCTCTTTTTCCCCAATTTTTGAATTATGAATAGGaaggttgaatttctttgatttttgatgttttaggatccaattagcttgagagaaacgttcactcttgtttatgtgaagcttgggtaaggtgaggatacgataattctattttaatttcattaaatttgaactttgagtattaaattggatatatatgtgttataaatgtgtattaggttgtgaataaataattggaacttgaaattgtgaatactgaaacttggaggaagctgattagttgaggttttgagggctgtgttctttagaaaaattgtcttggaataatacttAAGAATCGcttaaggtatggtttaggtttcttgcatttaatatataatgttctgtgaaaacttaggttagatgactatagaataagttggaatgcaggtgtatatttAATGGTTAGTAATGGATTGATGAATATGCTTGGTTTGGTTTGGTGATTTGTTTGTAAGATGATATTGGTTGCTAGTTAGATCTTTGAAAGGATATGTGATTGAATTGTTGATTATATGGCTATATTTTGGTTTGGttgaatgatgattgatgaaaagatatggagcttgttgagaattattgttgGCAATTTGGATTGGTGGTAATAGGTTTGAAAATAATTGGAATGGAAATTTCGAATGAaaaatgaggtattttgtgttaaaagcctaggatttgtgaactatgattcttagttgaattttggttgttggatttgaatattgtatgagtataattgttgatctgaggtagattttttatggtgattgttatgatgatgaggaagggtatgttgaattgaaaagaatgcaggtttggacccgaaaaagGTGGCaaaatccgagttttagaggagatgctaccgaaattttataaaaattagagattttgtctatatgattatttaaaaagatttagattcaaaggttatatggtttgattttgagttattaagaaaatgagtatgttttaagtttgattcatttagaaaagaatgaattatgttttgaattggaactattgatggatggaatgggaggtgtgataatgaaggataaggattgaatatgattgatgtatgatgatgaatgagatgcgattgagaatgatgtggatgttgatgaattataattgaattatttatatggcttatgaatttgaatgatctgagatacaagattccctggattaagtgccggggcttgccaccacgtgtaccaagttgaaaactcgatactctgttgatcctacgacgtaagtgtgaccgagcactatataaattcctggTAATGTTACCCCATtaagcaatattgattatttgagataaagctatgcatagactcttggaaatgcacgtcgggggacagtctaagtacaattcagacttgtcggattggctggataaccgacagatgagcctcatcagccataggacaggcatgcatcatatgcataatacttgaattacttgcttgtgctttaattgggtgtgcctatatgtacttgccatgttaaatgtgtatttgttacctgcagtaattgtaaccttcttgtgcttgcctttatctgtttgtttgtctgtgaaaatgcatgatgaAATTGGAGGTACAGAGAAATGGCAGTATGTGACTTAgattttaaggttaagttaagttaggtttaaatattcttagaaaaccacctcttatggcttctatttaatactttaagctctacaatctgagtgtcggcgttctaggattgtctctggcatttccaggaccttatatattatgtgtgtggcacctttaccatactgagaacctccggttctcattccatactatgttgttatttttcagatgcaggttgagagaCATCtcattaggcgtctggactcttgaagcggagtggttactgggTAGTTTTGCTATACAGTGATGTATATATGTGTACTTAGTtctctctccgcataacttgttcttttttattctcttagaggtttatggagagccAGGACTGTGTATAtgaacttttgggttttggatatgtatgtatatatgcgtaaatattctccggccagtcttgacttcgcggctgagttaggagcttgttattttgtatctttggcactctattcctacttctgttatcttatgtttaataAGTTAatgttttcttagcacgcaagttaactcgttccttgagcgttgtgcttttatttcgcgattttttatttcctctattcttcaaagctcctagcatattataattcttctgttATTATataaactcattttattttagaggtcgtaattcTACACCACTTCTTTTTTACGACTTAAGTATAAAGTTTagtgtggtaggatgttacaacTTTTATTAATAATACAAgatattttagtaatttatttattttcaaaaataaattttaaaaaattattattatttaaaataataaaacatatattaaatacctaaattatttttttaactaaattgaAACACGTGTGTGGCTTTAGCGTATGGAGCTAAACCACACTTGGCATCATTCTCGTCTAATATATCAATGGTGGTCTCTTATGAGCAAGGTTCTAAAAACTGAATCGATTATTAGACcactttaattattaatttattgatNAAATGTATTTCAAATTTAAAGCATTATATCAACTAAAATCTAATATAACCTTTGACTCATCAATTATTAACAATTTATCACTCATTAGTCGTTACATTACTATTGAACTCTTTAAGATCATtccaagaaataaaaaaaaattaaattaactaaACCAATTATAAATATTTGATCATCTTCAAATAAAAACTTATGCTTCAACATAATTTTAACAAAGATTAGCAATATTTTTAGCACACAATATATCGATCACAATTTTAACataattttaacataattttAACAAAGATTAATAAACTTTTTCAGAGATTAATAAGGTTTATCAAGGTTTTACTCTTTCTGCATCATTTTTTTCAGCATAGcacaaaaaaaagcaataaaatataGTACAACAATCAATTATTCAACAATTTGATTTGAGTATCACTAACAGTAGCAAAATCCTAAACCAAAGAATAAAGAACCTTTAATTTGGAAAAAAAGATAAGGATCAGTTGGTAATTTTTAATAGAAAtaggaataatataataattaattttaattcataataataaaaatctatgaaaatataatcttcaataaatattatagttcataaataacttattatttaattttaaaaaatcaagagTCTTAAAGTTGTTACCCAAACCACGAGGTACAATGAACATTTTAGAGGACACAGGCCACTCTATAAAACTATGCAGTTTAGAGTATTTTTTCTTTGATTATATATTAACATCTTTGGGGGGATAGGATTTCTCTATCTTAGGCTAGTACTAAGTTCCAGAGTGGATTCCTGAATTGGCCGAGACCTGGAATCTCAAGAGTTCTTAACCGTCTGtacaatgtatatatatatatatatatatttgtgggACTATGTTATCCTTTATATGTCTATATGAAAGCCTTAGCAGCATTATGTATAATCTGTTCATCTTTATATGTGTGAATTGTGATTGCTACATAATTATCTGTTTTACTAACACACTTTCACCTATAAAGATATTTAAAGTCGCTTACAATGCATACATCAGGCTCAATATTATATAAATAAACTCTGAATCTAGAACTCATAGGTCGATTGAATGGTAACACCTGATGATTAGTATTGGTCATGACATGCTGAAAATTGGGTTGTTATAGTTTACCTGCCTATTCCTTTTAACTTTTCTTGCCGGGCTGGGTATTCACCGATTGGTGAGGCAGTTGTTGGCGGGTGAAGTGCTGCCTGTTGGCCGCCACCACCAGACTAATGACAAATAGAGTCCATGTATAGGTTAAGATATTTATGACCTGTGTGACTATATTACCCTTTATATGTCTATATGAAAGCCTTGGCAACATTATGTATAATCTATTCATCTCTTTGTCTGTGATTGTCACATAATTTATCTATTTTACTAACTCACATTCACCCATAAAGATATTCAAAGCCGCTTACAATGCATACAACATGCTCAATTTATATAATACACTCCGAGTCTAGAACTCATAAGTCGACTGAATAGTAATGCCTGATGATTAACATTGGTCATGACGTGCTGAAAGTTAGGTTGTTATAATTTTTCTGTCTGTTCCTTTTAACTTTTCTTGCCGAGCTGGGTAATCATCGGTTAGTGAGGCGGTTGGCTAGTGGGGTGTCCCTTGTTGGTCGTTACCACCATACTAACCTCTTCGTCATTAATGTACTCTTGCCACATTTTGTATTTCTTGCATCATCTATATACCATTTTTGTGGttaaatctttcaaaaatcttCTTTTATCAATGTGTTTGTTAAGTAGAGGCTGGCTACAGAGTTCATTAGGCCGTCAATTTTAAGAATTCATCATTAAAATGGTCTAAGTACTTCTAGCTAGATTCATCACTTTGTTGAGTTACCCCTAAAAGATTTATTAGATGTTTAGATTTTACTATCTAAGGGGTGAATTAGGTCAAAAATTTTTGTGAGATGTTTGAGAAGGTCGAAATAGACCTCTGAAAGAGTAAGTTGAACCACTGGATTACAATTCTGGCTAGAATTACCGGGAATGCATAACATTGAACTGCATCTGCTACCCCCACCAGGTTCATCCTTGCATCGAAGTTAGTAATGTGCTATTGCAAGTCCCTTTATGCCATCGTACCTCATGTGTGTAGGTTTGTCAAAATTTTTTGTGAACCATACTTTGATGATCCTAGCATCAAAAGAAGTAACACTTATCACTATCGATTCATGGCCTGTAATTCCCGTAGTAGGAATGGTCATGCAATGATTGTCCCTATTCTCATGCTTCCTTCGCATTCATGACCTCGCGATCACTTCCCTGTGGCTCCATTTTGGAGTGGGCTTCATAGCTTGACTCAGGTTTATAGCAGTTTCAAGCAATCAGTTCTCTTTCGAAATTCTAAACTTGGTATCTATGTTCTTGCTTGAATCAAGCGTTGTCATTTCCAGTGCCCCCGAACGGGCACCTCTCCAACAAGTGTCGCTCATCCCTTGGGGCTCTGGTGTCGGCTTTGGGAGGACATAGCATTCACCATGCTCATTATATGGCCGTCCTTAGTGACATAACAACCCCTTATCGTGTCATTATTTCTCTCCTCCGCAGACTCACCAGGAGAGTTCTGGAGTTCGTCCATTGCCAGCCACGATTTTAGTCCCCACAGATGATGCAAATCTTATGTCGTTACCTGAAGGTGTTGTGAGGGAGAGAGGAAAATCGAGAGACGTGAGCTTGGCTAAGTGAGGAGATCGGTTACGAGCCGGTAGGGATGATAGTTGCAAAATCACTCCAACGCCCAAATTAGCAATTAGGCTACAGTATGAAAAATATTAGGGTAAAATTATGTCACATGCTAGGAGGTCGATCCTTGCCTTATATATCCGTTGTCCTTATTGGGCCTTCCTAGGTAGTGGACATCCCACTATTCATTAAATTCCTGCAATCTTCATAACTGTCATTCTCTAGAAGTATCTGGTATAGAAATTGACAATCCTGCTATGTGGCCATGAAATTGGGTGACAAATGTTGTGTCTAATCTTATGTAATAAATCAGTCTAGAacaccaatatatatatatatatagcataaaAAAATGTGTACAAAAATATgtacacaataaaataaaaaaaaaatataattttttatgaatttaaCCTTAGCTTTATCAATGATGACCACTAACGTAAAAATGAAAGCGTTATAGACTATATACCACATGACACACAAATTagctagaaaacccttaaaatgCACACATTGTGTCTTTGAATTTCTTTGATGCACAATTCTTCCATTTGCCCTCAAATTTAAGTTTGACATCTAGTATAATTTTCAATAAGTTAATTAAAGTTTCCAATTGTTTTTGTTTGAGCAGAAAACAATTGAAAAACAGATACATCAATTGGATTACAAATTTAATTTCCTTTGGCTTTGATGGTGGATCCGGAAGACACTGGTCGTAGACCATGTTTGAGTGCAGCTTTCCACACAACATCAATCTTATCAACATCTATGGCCCCAACTTCATGATGGGTCCACCCTTCAAGACTGTGTACTACTCCTCCTGCGTGGCAAGCATGAACCACTCCCCTCTCCATTGTGTACTGTGTCAAACAAACATATATGATATATTATTGTAACTGCAATTGCATTGTGGACCACAAAATGTACAACAACTATGGTAACAGAAAGACAGAATGAATTGCTAACCTCACAGCTGCCAAGGCCTTGCACATCTTCGGGTAACCGCATGGCTGCAAGATCACCATAAGTGCAGTCTCTTCTAAATGGCAAGATTGGCGGAACAACGAATTGATGGAAATGTGTTCCGCGTGGTGCCCAGTTTTGCTCTCTTGGTGTGATCCACTTACCAACAATCCAGGTCTGTattaacatatattaaaatatcgCATTCACAAAATCTTATTACATGCCAGATTTCATGGCGGTATATTTGATGGTTGAAAATAGTTAAATAATCTAATGGCTCTTAACTATTAATTTTACGTGAAATTAATTATATGTGAGTTT contains the following coding sequences:
- the LOC107630219 gene encoding uncharacterized exonuclease domain-containing protein At3g15140 — protein: MALLRASLLKMTCHRNVWLSSVTPFTVYPNSSFLPLQPPMFTLSASESPSPSSSSHEPQSRWKPMCLYHTQGKCSKMDDPVHIERFNHDCSRELQVASAEQHKICSQNFDFFLVLDLEGRVEILEFPVLMISAKTMQVEDIFHRFVRPTEMSEQRINEYIEGKYGKFGVDRVWHDTAVPFKEVIQQFEAWLMQRQLWKGGSLVGAAFVTCGNWDLKTKVPQQCQVSKLKLPPYFMEWINLKDVYLNFYKRRATGMITMMKELRIPLRGSHHLGIDDTKNIARVLQHMLLDGALIQITARRNPKTPAEVNFLFNHRIR